A genomic segment from Candidatus Desulfarcum epimagneticum encodes:
- a CDS encoding exported hypothetical protein (Evidence 5 : Unknown function), whose translation MKKISAIALFLICFFPFAAGAEETRKEDGFEYIFEIGHKEPPGYSDVNATYYSPYNSNSALYNFSDSASFESRVNEFKGKTVMEQLDFVRYCYKEMGRLYDYDVASFAVPREKKSPGDVINLIADYPGSQLDIQGSGIVCSQASTFTKWLLEEKFNIPAESVSVSSGVPHNVTVAWVNGRHYILDWQNMHDTGEAKLDRAMQVYERLKGVSLTRIFDSDAVLEGYIRTRAYETLYEETTGNRSMTERHLAMSVQTPRHERSLIVRADKLSHSIDLNYKWLTLGVSHRSYEDPANSIDELFNFKAGLRFKPGRRNTLGMDYSYSMLWNKLAADPDERRRYNSFRGSLFHNYLYAYPFKKSNSSVFATLSNEIYASGYSDAKQNTVGFSDAEYEIHYGLGYRYESDSARCVIEGGGGIVPGGNKDNGSFELLNGVRYARASLSREFGPAAVSASVFWAGYFGMWAEVRESLSVETPFGTLSGERRYKIDDSDYDNLVDENERLAVSYVSPVLWRGARIRLGYEDLAGAGEAGYSGSVDFRF comes from the coding sequence ATGAAAAAAATATCCGCAATCGCGCTTTTTTTGATCTGCTTTTTCCCGTTCGCCGCCGGCGCCGAAGAGACCCGGAAAGAAGACGGTTTTGAATATATTTTTGAAATCGGCCACAAAGAGCCCCCGGGCTATTCGGATGTCAATGCGACCTACTACTCGCCTTACAACTCCAACAGCGCCCTTTACAATTTTTCCGACTCCGCCTCCTTTGAAAGCCGCGTCAACGAATTTAAGGGCAAAACGGTCATGGAACAGCTGGATTTCGTCCGCTACTGCTACAAAGAGATGGGAAGGCTTTACGATTACGACGTGGCCTCCTTTGCGGTCCCCCGTGAGAAAAAGAGCCCCGGGGACGTGATCAACCTCATCGCGGATTATCCCGGCTCCCAGCTCGACATACAGGGAAGCGGCATCGTCTGCTCCCAGGCCAGCACATTCACCAAGTGGCTTTTAGAAGAAAAATTCAATATCCCCGCCGAGTCGGTGTCGGTGTCCAGCGGCGTTCCCCACAACGTCACCGTGGCCTGGGTCAACGGCCGCCATTATATTCTGGACTGGCAGAACATGCACGACACCGGGGAGGCCAAGCTCGACCGGGCCATGCAGGTTTACGAGAGGCTCAAAGGCGTTTCTTTGACCCGGATATTTGATTCCGACGCCGTGCTGGAAGGCTATATCCGCACCCGGGCCTATGAGACCCTGTACGAGGAGACCACGGGGAATCGAAGCATGACCGAGCGCCATCTGGCCATGTCCGTCCAGACGCCCCGGCATGAGCGGTCGCTCATCGTGAGGGCCGACAAATTGAGCCACTCCATTGATTTGAATTACAAATGGCTGACCCTGGGCGTCTCCCATCGAAGCTACGAGGACCCGGCCAACTCCATTGATGAGCTTTTTAATTTCAAAGCCGGACTGCGGTTTAAGCCCGGCCGCCGAAACACCCTGGGTATGGATTATTCTTACTCCATGCTCTGGAACAAGCTGGCCGCCGACCCGGATGAAAGGCGGCGCTACAACAGTTTCCGGGGATCGCTTTTCCACAATTACCTTTACGCCTATCCCTTCAAAAAATCCAACAGCTCCGTTTTCGCCACCCTTTCCAACGAGATATACGCCTCGGGATATTCCGACGCCAAGCAGAACACCGTGGGTTTCTCAGACGCGGAGTACGAGATCCATTACGGGCTGGGCTATCGGTATGAAAGCGATTCGGCCCGGTGTGTGATCGAGGGCGGCGGGGGAATCGTCCCCGGCGGAAACAAGGACAACGGCAGCTTTGAGCTTTTAAACGGCGTCCGCTACGCCCGGGCGTCTTTGTCGCGCGAATTCGGCCCGGCGGCCGTCTCCGCCTCGGTCTTCTGGGCCGGCTATTTCGGGATGTGGGCCGAGGTCCGGGAATCGCTGTCCGTGGAAACGCCCTTCGGGACGTTGTCCGGCGAGAGACGATACAAAATCGATGATTCCGACTATGACAACCTCGTGGATGAGAATGAGCGCCTGGCCGTTTCCTACGTCAGCCCCGTCCTGTGGCGGGGCGCCCGGATCAGGCTCGGCTATGAGGACCTGGCCGGGGCCGGCGAGGCCGGGTATTCCGGGAGCGTTGATTTCAGGTTTTGA